In Kitasatospora gansuensis, a genomic segment contains:
- the ahcY gene encoding adenosylhomocysteinase, whose protein sequence is MSRPAFDDFKVADLSLAAFGRKEIQLAEHEMPGLMSIRKEFSATKPLAGARITGSLHMTVQTAVLIETLVALGAEVRWVSCNIFSTQDHAAAAIAVGPEGTPENPSGVPVYAWKGETLEEYWWCTEQALTWPNGQTPNMILDDGGDATLLIHKGVEFEKAGQVPDPSTADNEEYALVLELLGRSTLPWSEIAASIKGVTEETTTGVHRLYEMHRDGQLLFPAINVNDAVTKSKFDNKYGCRHSLIDGINRATDVLIGGKVAVVCGYGDVGKGSAESLRGQGARVIITEIDPICALQAAMDGYQVTTLEEVVSIADIFITTTGNKDIILAKHMEQMKHQAIVGNIGHFDNEIDIAGLSKLPGIVRTEVKPQVHEWRFADGHTIIMLSEGRLLNLGNATGHPSFVMSNSFANQTIAQIELFTKTEEYPVGVYVLPKHLDEKVARLHLDALGVKLTVLSQEQADYIGVPVEGPYKAEQYRY, encoded by the coding sequence ATGTCGCGCCCCGCCTTCGACGACTTCAAGGTCGCCGACCTCTCGCTTGCCGCCTTCGGTCGCAAGGAGATCCAGCTCGCCGAGCACGAGATGCCCGGTCTGATGTCGATCCGCAAGGAGTTCTCGGCCACCAAGCCGCTGGCCGGTGCGCGGATCACCGGTTCGCTGCACATGACCGTGCAGACCGCCGTCCTGATCGAGACCCTGGTGGCGCTGGGTGCCGAGGTCCGCTGGGTCTCGTGCAACATCTTCTCCACCCAGGACCACGCGGCCGCCGCCATCGCGGTCGGCCCGGAGGGCACCCCCGAGAACCCGTCCGGTGTCCCGGTGTACGCCTGGAAGGGCGAGACGCTGGAGGAGTACTGGTGGTGCACCGAGCAGGCGCTGACCTGGCCGAACGGTCAGACCCCGAACATGATCCTGGACGACGGCGGCGACGCGACGCTCCTGATCCACAAGGGTGTTGAGTTCGAGAAGGCCGGCCAGGTGCCGGACCCGTCGACGGCCGACAACGAGGAGTACGCGCTCGTCCTGGAGTTGCTGGGCCGCTCCACGCTCCCCTGGTCGGAGATCGCCGCCTCGATCAAGGGTGTGACGGAGGAGACCACGACGGGTGTCCACCGTCTGTACGAGATGCACCGTGACGGTCAGCTGCTGTTCCCGGCGATCAATGTCAACGACGCGGTGACGAAGTCGAAGTTCGACAACAAGTACGGCTGCCGGCACTCGCTGATCGACGGCATCAACCGGGCCACCGACGTGCTGATCGGCGGCAAGGTCGCGGTGGTCTGCGGCTACGGCGACGTGGGCAAGGGCTCGGCGGAGTCGCTGCGCGGCCAGGGCGCCCGCGTGATCATCACCGAGATCGACCCGATCTGCGCGCTGCAGGCGGCGATGGACGGCTACCAGGTGACCACCCTGGAGGAGGTCGTCTCCATCGCGGACATCTTCATCACCACCACGGGCAACAAGGACATCATCCTTGCCAAGCACATGGAGCAGATGAAGCACCAGGCGATCGTCGGCAACATCGGCCACTTCGACAACGAGATCGACATCGCCGGTCTGTCGAAGCTGCCGGGCATCGTGCGGACCGAGGTCAAGCCGCAGGTCCACGAGTGGCGCTTCGCCGACGGCCACACGATCATCATGCTGTCCGAGGGCCGTCTGCTGAACCTCGGCAACGCGACCGGTCACCCGTCGTTCGTGATGTCGAACTCCTTCGCGAACCAGACGATCGCGCAGATCGAGCTGTTCACCAAGACCGAGGAGTACCCGGTCGGCGTCTACGTGCTGCCCAAGCACCTGGACGAGAAGGTGGCCCGCCTCCACCTGGACGCCCTGGGCGTCAAGCTCACCGTCCTGAGCCAGGAGCAGGCCGACTACATCGGCGTCCCGGTCGAGGGCCCGTACAAGGCCGAGCAGTACCGCTACTGA
- a CDS encoding NAD(P)-binding domain-containing protein: MSSTPPDLAVVPGRLVDEVLRSAHAEAKRLVEEVYVQSAQGRLVNPDSSFLRPDPEARERVIALPAYVPEPVPAMGIKWISSFPENLKLGLPRASAAIVLNDTTTGFPVALLEGARISGFRTALSALVGADALTEGARRATKFAVLGTGYISATTVQTFLADGWSLDQVAVFDLSAERAAEFVQELTDGHQGLRVTVADSAADALRDADLVLLATTAVTPHLDRLDGLAPDAIVLHMSLRDLTPEALAGAEHVVDEVSHSLREKTSLALAVEAGVVAREDVRPVGDLLTGEWKRTPGRTAVYAPFGLGSLDIALGTLVLARARDLPGVLTVEDFAGLAPQH, encoded by the coding sequence GTGAGCAGCACCCCACCCGACCTGGCCGTGGTACCCGGCCGACTGGTCGACGAGGTCCTCCGTAGCGCGCACGCCGAGGCCAAGCGCCTGGTCGAGGAGGTCTACGTCCAGAGCGCCCAGGGCCGGCTGGTCAACCCCGACAGTTCCTTCCTGCGCCCCGACCCCGAGGCGCGCGAGCGGGTGATCGCCCTCCCGGCGTACGTGCCGGAGCCGGTGCCCGCGATGGGCATCAAGTGGATCTCCAGCTTCCCGGAGAACCTCAAGCTCGGCCTGCCCCGCGCCTCGGCGGCCATCGTGCTCAACGACACCACCACCGGATTCCCGGTGGCCCTGCTCGAAGGGGCCAGGATCAGCGGTTTCCGGACCGCCCTCTCCGCCCTGGTCGGCGCCGACGCCCTGACCGAAGGCGCCCGCCGGGCAACGAAGTTCGCGGTGCTCGGCACCGGCTACATCTCCGCCACCACGGTGCAGACCTTCCTGGCGGACGGCTGGAGCCTGGACCAGGTGGCCGTCTTCGACCTCTCGGCCGAGCGGGCCGCGGAGTTCGTCCAGGAGCTGACGGACGGTCACCAGGGCCTGCGGGTCACCGTGGCCGACTCCGCCGCCGACGCCCTGCGGGACGCCGACCTGGTCCTGCTGGCCACCACCGCAGTCACCCCGCACCTCGACCGGCTCGACGGCCTCGCCCCCGACGCGATCGTCCTGCACATGTCGCTCCGCGACCTGACCCCGGAGGCGCTCGCCGGCGCCGAGCACGTGGTGGACGAGGTCTCGCACTCGCTGCGGGAGAAGACCTCGCTGGCCCTCGCCGTGGAGGCCGGTGTGGTCGCCCGGGAGGACGTCCGCCCGGTCGGCGACCTGCTCACCGGCGAGTGGAAGCGCACGCCGGGACGGACGGCGGTCTACGCGCCCTTCGGCCTCGGCTCGCTCGACATCGCGCTCGGGACCCTCGTGCTGGCCCGCGCCCGGGACCTCCCCGGCGTCCTGACGGTCGAGGACTTCGCCGGCCTCGCCCCGCAGCACTGA
- a CDS encoding carbohydrate kinase family protein, with translation MRIAVTGSIATDHLMQFPGRFTDQLLADRLDTVSLSFLVDQLEVRRGGVAANIAFGLGGLGLRPVLAGAVGNDFAEYRHWLEEHGVDTDSVHVSETRQTARFMCTTDLDQNQIASFYAGAMAEADRIELARIANRTGGLDLVVVSPNSPEAMLRHTEEAVALAVPFAADPSQQLARLDGEQVRQLVDGARYLFTNEYESALLAERTGWTAEQVLGRVGVWITTLGSRGVRIERTGANPIEVAAVPAERSADPTGVGDAFRAGFLAAVSWGLPLQPAAQLGCALATVVLETVGTQDYRVLPGQLAARIEAAYGEQAVTLLAPHLAAAV, from the coding sequence GTGCGCATCGCAGTCACGGGTTCGATCGCCACCGACCACCTGATGCAGTTCCCCGGCCGGTTCACCGACCAGTTGCTCGCCGACCGTCTCGACACGGTGTCACTCTCCTTCCTGGTCGACCAGTTGGAGGTGCGGCGGGGCGGGGTGGCCGCCAACATCGCCTTCGGACTCGGCGGCCTCGGCCTCCGGCCGGTACTGGCAGGCGCGGTCGGCAACGACTTCGCCGAGTACCGGCACTGGCTGGAGGAGCACGGCGTGGACACCGACTCGGTGCACGTCTCGGAGACCCGGCAGACCGCCCGGTTCATGTGCACCACCGACCTCGACCAGAACCAGATCGCCTCGTTCTACGCCGGCGCGATGGCCGAGGCCGACCGCATCGAACTCGCCCGGATCGCCAACCGGACCGGCGGCCTCGACCTGGTCGTGGTCTCCCCCAACTCCCCCGAGGCGATGCTCCGTCACACCGAGGAGGCGGTCGCGCTGGCCGTCCCCTTCGCCGCCGATCCCTCCCAGCAGCTCGCCCGGCTGGACGGCGAGCAGGTCCGTCAACTGGTGGACGGCGCCCGCTACTTGTTCACCAACGAGTACGAGTCCGCGCTGCTGGCCGAGCGCACCGGCTGGACGGCAGAGCAGGTGCTCGGCCGGGTCGGTGTCTGGATCACCACCCTCGGCTCGCGCGGCGTACGGATCGAGCGGACCGGCGCCAACCCGATCGAGGTGGCCGCCGTCCCCGCCGAGCGCTCCGCCGACCCGACCGGCGTCGGCGACGCCTTCCGGGCCGGCTTCCTGGCCGCCGTCAGCTGGGGCCTCCCGCTGCAGCCGGCCGCGCAGCTCGGCTGCGCCCTCGCCACCGTCGTCCTGGAGACCGTCGGCACCCAGGACTACCGGGTGCTCCCCGGCCAACTGGCCGCCCGTATCGAGGCCGCCTACGGCGAGCAGGCCGTCACGCTGCTCGCCCCGCACCTGGCGGCAGCGGTATGA
- a CDS encoding DUF2000 domain-containing protein yields MSDLFTEPSAVDADWKFVVVLKAKLPTGVALNAVAHSTLGLAAAAAANGPELAGKMSFLDFRDADGGSHGPVSGLSLIVLEGRAAGLRRFRGEALAAGLLVNDFTSAMTGDTFAEQLVKMAGSTEEELEYYAVAAFGRRDELDPLTKKFSLWK; encoded by the coding sequence GTGTCCGACCTGTTCACCGAGCCGTCCGCCGTCGACGCCGACTGGAAGTTCGTGGTGGTCCTCAAGGCGAAGCTGCCCACCGGGGTGGCGCTGAACGCCGTCGCGCACAGCACGCTCGGTCTGGCGGCCGCCGCCGCGGCGAACGGTCCGGAGCTGGCCGGGAAGATGTCGTTCCTCGACTTCCGGGACGCCGACGGCGGTTCGCACGGGCCGGTCTCGGGCCTGTCGCTGATCGTGCTGGAGGGCCGGGCCGCTGGGCTGCGCCGGTTCCGCGGCGAGGCGTTGGCGGCCGGGCTGCTGGTGAACGACTTCACCTCGGCGATGACCGGGGACACCTTCGCCGAACAGCTGGTCAAGATGGCCGGCAGCACCGAGGAGGAGCTCGAGTACTACGCGGTGGCGGCCTTCGGCCGACGCGACGAACTCGACCCCCTCACCAAGAAGTTCTCCCTGTGGAAGTAG
- the metK gene encoding methionine adenosyltransferase, whose translation MSRRLFTSESVTEGHPDKIADQISDTILDALLREDPKSRVAVETLITTGQVHIAGEVTTKAYAPIAQLVRDKILEIGYDSSKKGFDGASCGVSVSIGAQSPDIAQGVDTSHEARVEGDEDDLDKQGAGDQGLMFGYASDETPELMPLPITLAHRLSKRLSEVRKNGQIPYLRPDGKTQVTIEYDGDKAVRLDTVVVSSQHASDIDLESLLTPDIREFVVEPELKRLADDGIKLVTEGYRLLVNPTGRFEIGGPMGDAGLTGRKIIIDTYGGMARHGGGAFSGKDPSKVDRSAAYAMRWVAKNIVAAGLASRAEVQVAYAIGKAEPVGLFVETFGTETVPVLKIQAAVSEVFDLRPAAIIRDLDLLRPIYAKTAAYGHFGREDADFTWERTDRVEKLRAAVGV comes from the coding sequence ATGTCCCGCCGTCTCTTCACCTCGGAGTCCGTCACCGAGGGACACCCCGACAAGATCGCTGACCAGATCAGCGACACCATCCTGGACGCCCTTCTGCGGGAGGACCCGAAGTCTCGGGTCGCCGTGGAGACGCTGATCACCACCGGTCAGGTGCACATCGCCGGTGAGGTCACCACCAAGGCGTACGCGCCGATCGCGCAGCTCGTCCGGGACAAGATCCTGGAGATCGGCTACGACTCGTCGAAGAAGGGCTTCGACGGCGCCTCGTGCGGCGTCTCGGTGTCCATCGGTGCGCAGTCGCCGGACATCGCGCAGGGTGTCGACACTTCGCACGAGGCCCGGGTCGAGGGCGATGAGGACGACCTGGACAAGCAGGGCGCGGGCGACCAGGGCCTGATGTTCGGCTACGCGAGCGATGAGACGCCGGAGCTGATGCCGCTGCCGATCACGCTGGCGCACCGGCTGTCCAAGCGGCTGTCGGAGGTGCGCAAGAACGGGCAGATCCCGTACCTGCGTCCCGACGGCAAGACCCAGGTCACCATCGAGTACGACGGTGACAAGGCCGTCCGTCTCGACACGGTGGTGGTGTCCTCGCAGCACGCGAGTGACATCGACCTGGAGTCGCTGCTGACGCCGGACATCCGTGAGTTCGTGGTGGAGCCGGAGCTGAAGCGCCTCGCGGACGACGGCATCAAGCTGGTGACCGAGGGGTACCGGCTGCTGGTGAACCCGACCGGTCGTTTCGAGATCGGCGGCCCGATGGGTGACGCGGGTCTGACCGGCCGCAAGATCATCATCGACACGTACGGCGGCATGGCCCGTCACGGTGGTGGCGCGTTCTCGGGCAAGGACCCGTCCAAGGTGGACCGCTCGGCCGCGTACGCGATGCGCTGGGTGGCGAAGAACATCGTCGCCGCGGGTCTGGCCTCGCGGGCCGAGGTCCAGGTCGCGTACGCGATCGGCAAGGCCGAGCCGGTGGGTCTGTTCGTCGAGACCTTCGGCACCGAGACGGTGCCGGTCCTGAAGATCCAGGCCGCCGTGTCGGAGGTCTTCGACCTGCGTCCGGCCGCGATCATCCGTGACCTGGACCTGCTGCGGCCGATCTACGCGAAGACCGCCGCGTACGGCCACTTCGGCCGGGAGGACGCCGACTTCACCTGGGAGCGCACCGACCGCGTCGAGAAGCTGCGCGCCGCCGTCGGCGTCTGA